The Daphnia magna isolate NIES linkage group LG3, ASM2063170v1.1, whole genome shotgun sequence genomic interval AAAGTAATTTTCGTATTTATTTTCGATTGCGTCTTCTTAATAAAATGGGTTTTTTCCCCCTTGATTTTTAGGGTCAGGAGTATTGATATTGCTCGCTGTTTGACTTTATTCGCGATCTTAGATGTCACCGTCTTTGGGCCGTTCAAAAAGTCACTTTCTGCCTTTCACCACTCTTGGTTAAAACGTCATTCTGGCCAACGAATCAGCATCAAGGAAGTTGCAGAATTGACTCGTCCTGCTTTCCAGCAAAAAATGTCTCCATCAAACATTATAGCCGGTTTCAAATCTACTGGAATTTATCCATTCAACCGATATGCAATTGATCAATCAAGATTTGCACCTTCATTGGTAACAGACTTGGCAGGTAATATTCCTTTACAAACTATTTCAAATAGTGTCTTTCTTGTCAACAATTTTTACATTAGTTCCTTCTGCTGAACTACCCGACTCTGTTGCTACAGACAATTCATCAGTGACAAGTGATAACTCAAGCCTAGACCATATAACTCCAGAACAAATTCAACCATTTCCAATGGTAAAACAAACTGGgatgaggaaaaagaaagcgtGTAATGTAGGTTCAACTAGAATTCTAACATCAACTCCAGAGAAACAAATTATAGAAGATCACCATAATTGCATTCAAGCTAAGAAAAAGGGACTTGCAATACCTACGACAAATAAACCAAGGAAAGTGAAAAGTAAGGGCAACCAAGATATATGCATAGatgatgaaaacaaagaaaattattgTGTTAAAgttacacgaaagaaaaattgtgagAAGGGAGATAAATGTGATGATGACTTGTCGATTAAAAATTCTTCTGCCCTTTCTGTAGTAAACAGAACCAGATACGAACGTGCAGCCAAAAGGAACTTGTTTTCATAACCGTCTTATTGTATTTATTCAGctacagttgttttttcatctAAGTATGATCTCGAGAGAACTAATCAAGATTAGTCAACCAAGTAATACACTA includes:
- the LOC123470434 gene encoding uncharacterized protein LOC123470434, with the protein product MDVTVFGPFKKSLSAFHHSWLKRHSGQRISIKEVAELTRPAFQQKMSPSNIIAGFKSTGIYPFNRYAIDQSRFAPSLVTDLAVPSAELPDSVATDNSSVTSDNSSLDHITPEQIQPFPMVKQTGMRKKKACNVGSTRILTSTPEKQIIEDHHNCIQAKKKGLAIPTTNKPRKVKSKGNQDICIDDENKENYCVKVTRKKNCEKGDKCDDDLSIKNSSALSVVNRTRYERAAKRNLFS